From Medicago truncatula cultivar Jemalong A17 chromosome 7, MtrunA17r5.0-ANR, whole genome shotgun sequence, a single genomic window includes:
- the LOC11417818 gene encoding splicing factor 3A subunit 2, which yields MCVYTAIFILFLLPESNHNENQVLHNLLSFSIFKLISLSLSLLHNLMAEEEVIVAAPDCKRKFEDQHSDDGENKRPCLYDDNQNYLANTNIHQEKKVVEPEENAHSEEIQDESKDNSEETAEPTDTKEIHVEEPSKSIEQLDSSSIDPTFQHDASFGQKQPISGSDTTTTQEIEVPSNKEFNLKDLLESIYEFENLMDAMFTEADDVDSPAREVPNEKEFNLNDFLESIDKAEKLLNAMSAEDDDGGSPTLVARGLSPAQAIMGSDQIQIQVPNEKLIPQHLPDDSKERTVQVTGDKRQIEIAQEMIKETLNQPVKSSSGVFSQQAYRPPQGSGGPPLWDQQGSHYGHPPSYYYQHHWPYPSHNQSYAPTPYGNYPQHMAPRSSYGSGWEQRPHQSLQGPPSHNWGYDHYGGQRGHSSEVSSSAPHPSSIPQHCTGPYPLPSIGPSPVQMNYNYENLAPAQYPYGRHSTYPQAWAQANHAPPQQYGKPPLYGVPPSQGQHPQAYVHPRATQPGEIPYQGSTPAQSYGRPPLFGMPPSQGQHPESYGPPRATQPGEIPYHGSTPAQIYCRPPFYGMPPSQGQHPQSYGPPRATQPGKIPYQGSTPAQSHGRPPSYGVPPSQGQHPVLWRPP from the exons ATGTGTGTGTATACAGCAATTTTCATACTTTTTCTCTTGCCAGAATCTAACCACAACGAGAATCAGGTTCTGCataatcttctttctttttcaattttcaaactcatctctctctctctctcattacTGCATAATCTTATGGCCGAAGAAGAAGTGATTGTTGCAGCACCCGATTGTAAGCGAAAGTTTGAAGATCAACACTCTGATGACGGTGAGAACAAGCGTCCTTGTCTTTACGACGATAACCAGAATTACCTAG CTAATACTAATATACATCAAGAAAAGAAGGTTGTTGAGCCAGAGGAAAATGCTCATTCTGAGGAAATTCAAGATGAATCTAAAGATAATTCAGAAGAAACGGCTGAGCCTACCGATACCAAAGAGATTCATGTTGAGGAGCCATCTAAATCAATTGAACAACTTGATTCCAGCTCAATTGATCCCACCTTTCAGCATGATGCTTCTTTTGGACAAAAGCAACCTATATCCGGGTCTGACACAACAACCACACAAGAAATTGAGGTTCCTAGCAATAAG GAGTTCAATTTGAAGGATCTTTTGGAAAGTATATATGAGTTCGAAAACTTAATGGATGCCATGTTCACAGAG GCTGATGATGTGGATTCTCCTGCACGTGAAGTTCCAAATGAGAAG GAGTTCAACTTGAATGATTTTTTGGAAAGTATAGATAAGGCAGAAAAGCTATTGAATGCCATGAGTGCAGAG GATGATGATGGAGGTTCTCCCACACTTGTAGCTCGAGGCCTCTCCCCTGCTCAGGCTATCATGGGATCTGATCAAATTCAGATACAAGTTCCAAATGAGAAA TTGATACCTCAACATCTTCCCGATGATTCTAAAGAAAGGACTGTCCAAGTTACTGGTGATAAGAGGCAAATTGAAATTGCACAAGAAATGATAAAGGAAACCTTGAACCAG CCTGTCAAGTCGTCATCAGGTGTTTTCAGCCAGCAGGCCTACCGTCCGCCACAAGGATCTGGTGGTCCACCACTATGGGATCAGCAAGGTTCACATTATGGCCACCCACCATCATATTACTATCAGCACCACTGGCCATATCCCTCTCATAATCAATCATATGCACCTACTCCTTATGGAAATTATCCTCAACATATGGCTCCAAGGAGCAGTTACGGTTCTGGTTGGGAGCAAAGGCCTCACCAGAGTTTGCAGGGGCCGCCCTCACACAACTGGGGTTATGATCATTATGGTGGACAAAGGGGTCATTCATCTGAAGTTTCATCATCTGCCCCGCATCCCAGTTCAATCCCCCAACACTGTACCGGTCCTTATCCTTTACCCTCCATAGGTCCATCCCCAGTTCAGATGAATTACAATTATGAAAACCTTGCCCCTGCACAATATCCATATGGAAGACATTCAACCTACCCTCAAGCCTGGGCTCAAGCAAATCATGCACCTCCACAGCAGTATGGCAAGCCACCATTGTATGGCGTGCCACCTTCACAAGGACAGCATCCACAGGCTTATGTCCACCCTAGAGCCACTCAACCAGGCGAGATTCCGTATCAGGGTTCTACTCCAGCACAATCATATGGCAGGCCACCATTGTTTGGCATGCCACCTTCACAAGGACAACATCCAGAGTCTTATGGCCCCCCAAGAGCCACTCAACCAGGCGAGATTCCGTACCATGGTTCTACTCCAGCACAAATATATTGCAGGCCACCATTCTATGGCATGCCACCTTCACAAGGACAACATCCACAGTCTTATGGCCCCCCTAGAGCCACTCAACCAGGCAAGATTCCGTATCAGGGTTCTACTCCAGCACAATCACATGGCAGGCCACCATCGTATGGCGTGCCACCTTCACAAGGACAACATCCAGTCTTATGGCGGCCACCCTAG